In Pseudomonas fakonensis, one DNA window encodes the following:
- a CDS encoding 16S rRNA (uracil(1498)-N(3))-methyltransferase, giving the protein MNLLLLEEADFVAADRVVLADRRFTHMQEIHRVAVGDSLRVGRIGGLMGKAEVVRLEGHEAELQVAFDQPPPAKLPLTLVLAVPRPKMLRRLFQTIATLGVPRLILVNSYKVEKSFWQTPFLAPEAIRENLILGLEQARDTVLPEVVIEKRFKPFVEDRLPAIAADSLGLVGHPGPYPACPRAVEGPVTLAIGPEGGWIPYEVDLLAKAGLQPVQLGERILRVETAVTALLSRIF; this is encoded by the coding sequence GTGAACTTGCTGTTGCTCGAGGAGGCCGACTTCGTCGCGGCCGACCGTGTGGTGCTGGCCGACCGGCGCTTCACCCACATGCAGGAGATCCACCGCGTCGCGGTGGGTGACAGCCTGCGCGTGGGGCGCATTGGCGGGTTGATGGGCAAGGCCGAGGTGGTGCGCCTCGAAGGCCATGAAGCCGAGCTGCAAGTGGCCTTCGACCAGCCGCCGCCGGCCAAGCTGCCGCTGACCCTGGTGCTGGCCGTGCCGCGCCCGAAGATGCTGCGCCGGCTATTCCAGACCATCGCCACCCTGGGGGTGCCACGGCTGATCCTGGTCAACAGCTACAAGGTCGAAAAAAGCTTCTGGCAAACGCCGTTCCTGGCCCCTGAGGCGATCCGCGAAAACCTCATCCTCGGCCTTGAGCAGGCCCGCGACACCGTGCTGCCCGAGGTGGTCATCGAAAAGCGCTTCAAGCCGTTCGTCGAAGACCGCCTGCCTGCGATTGCCGCCGACAGCCTCGGCCTGGTCGGCCACCCCGGCCCCTACCCCGCCTGCCCGCGCGCCGTCGAAGGCCCGGTAACCCTGGCAATCGGCCCCGAAGGCGGCTGGATCCCCTACGAAGTCGACCTGCTGGCCAAGGCCGGCCTGCAACCGGTGCAACTGGGCGAGCGTATTCTGCGGGTCGAGACCGCCGTCACTGCGTTGCTTTCGCGAATTTTCTGA
- a CDS encoding methyl-accepting chemotaxis protein, giving the protein MNEMAATVQEVARNAEQASEAALMADQQAREGDKVVGEAIAQIERLAGEVVNSSEAMNQLKAESDKIGSVLDVIKSVAQQTNLLALNAAIEAARAGEAGRGFAVVADEVRSLAQRTQQSTEEIEELIAGLQSGTQRVASVMDNSRALTDSSVELTRRAGGSLDTITRTVSSIQAMNQQIATAAEQQSAVAEEINRSVMNVRDISDQTSAASEETASSSVELARLGTHLQGLVGKFRL; this is encoded by the coding sequence ATGAACGAGATGGCCGCCACCGTGCAGGAAGTGGCGCGCAACGCCGAGCAGGCCTCGGAAGCCGCGCTGATGGCCGACCAGCAGGCCCGCGAGGGTGACAAGGTGGTGGGCGAAGCTATCGCCCAGATCGAGCGCCTGGCCGGCGAGGTGGTCAACTCCAGCGAAGCGATGAACCAGCTCAAGGCCGAAAGCGACAAGATCGGCAGCGTGCTCGATGTGATCAAGTCGGTGGCCCAGCAGACCAACCTGCTGGCGCTGAACGCCGCCATCGAGGCCGCCCGTGCAGGTGAAGCCGGCCGTGGCTTTGCCGTGGTGGCCGACGAGGTGCGCAGCCTGGCCCAACGTACCCAGCAGTCCACCGAAGAGATCGAAGAGCTGATCGCCGGCCTGCAGAGCGGCACCCAGCGGGTGGCCAGCGTGATGGACAACAGCCGCGCGCTGACCGACAGCAGCGTCGAGCTGACCCGCCGCGCCGGCGGCTCGCTGGACACCATCACCCGCACCGTGTCGTCGATCCAGGCGATGAACCAGCAGATCGCCACTGCCGCCGAGCAGCAAAGCGCGGTGGCCGAGGAGATCAACCGCAGCGTGATGAACGTACGCGATATTTCCGACCAGACCTCCGCCGCCAGTGAAGAGACCGCCAGCTCCAGCGTCGAGCTGGCGCGCCTGGGCACGCACTTGCAGGGGTTGGTGGGCAAGTTCCGCTTGTAA
- a CDS encoding methyl-accepting chemotaxis protein: MTLSLRDLLGGIENGVSRLSEAVDELGTVSEQTQQRVGQQKEETDQVATAMNQMSATVQEVAQNAEQASQAATTADQQAQLGDQVVAEAIGQIEQLAGQMDHCLAAMGHLAGESQRIGSILDVIKSVSEQTNLLALNAAIEAARAGEAGRGFAVVADEVRGLAQRTQQSTEEIEGLIDSLHGGTDQLMSLLGDSKQLTEQSVELSRKAGAALGQITDTVSAIQGMNQQIATASEEQSVVAEQINRSVMNVRDVSDQTSSATQQTAASSVELGELGRELRGMVGKFSL, translated from the coding sequence ATGACCCTGAGCCTGCGCGACTTGCTGGGCGGTATCGAAAACGGAGTCAGCCGGCTGTCAGAAGCCGTGGACGAACTCGGCACGGTCAGCGAGCAGACCCAGCAACGGGTCGGCCAGCAAAAGGAAGAAACCGACCAGGTGGCCACAGCAATGAACCAGATGAGCGCCACCGTGCAGGAGGTCGCGCAAAACGCCGAGCAGGCATCACAAGCCGCAACCACTGCCGACCAGCAGGCGCAACTGGGCGACCAGGTGGTGGCCGAGGCCATCGGCCAGATCGAGCAACTGGCCGGGCAGATGGACCACTGCCTGGCCGCCATGGGCCACCTGGCCGGCGAGAGCCAGCGCATCGGTTCGATTCTCGATGTGATCAAGTCTGTGTCGGAACAAACCAACCTGCTGGCCCTCAACGCCGCCATCGAAGCGGCCCGCGCCGGCGAGGCCGGGCGTGGTTTTGCGGTAGTCGCCGACGAGGTGCGCGGCCTGGCCCAGCGTACCCAGCAGTCCACCGAGGAAATCGAGGGGCTGATCGACAGCCTGCATGGCGGCACCGACCAGCTGATGAGCCTGCTGGGCGACAGCAAGCAACTGACCGAGCAGAGTGTCGAGCTGAGCCGCAAGGCCGGCGCGGCGCTGGGGCAGATCACCGACACGGTGTCGGCGATACAGGGCATGAACCAGCAGATCGCCACCGCCAGCGAGGAGCAGAGCGTGGTCGCCGAGCAGATCAACCGCAGCGTGATGAACGTGCGTGATGTGTCGGATCAGACCAGCAGCGCGACGCAACAGACGGCAGCATCGAGCGTTGAGCTGGGGGAGTTGGGGCGCGAACTGCGCGGGATGGTGGGCAAGTTCAGCTTGTGA
- a CDS encoding RHS repeat-associated core domain-containing protein, which produces MIKQKTDSLLRFYCRNRIATEIATAASTSILRGGGSILALRNRGYNLDTTDFLATDPHNSVLGIYSTEPPLHHAAYSPYGFSSPELKSATIIGYNGEKLEPTSLLYFLGNGHRAFNSELGRFNSSDSMSPFAAGGLNAYCYCFGDPINLYDPSGRAGVSPWFEAKLRATRKAWLIAKSGRATRSELENIFNRDMRELRANTPTARRKFGSQPSLPDREAERQVPKGWDLIGYHGSRAKNTPSLVTGLDPIHLKQSSGDQEFGDGFYISPFDQNSVYSTPSPDYKRHYVYTQNAGRLRLGRDFDFSRENGSVSTRRAIQIVIREPAYESIIIRSSGGEPVVPPRSKEAPF; this is translated from the coding sequence ATGATTAAACAAAAAACAGATAGCCTGTTGCGTTTCTACTGTCGAAACCGGATAGCCACTGAGATAGCAACAGCTGCCAGCACTTCAATCCTACGAGGCGGGGGCTCAATTTTGGCACTCCGAAATAGAGGGTACAATTTAGACACTACTGATTTCCTCGCCACTGACCCGCACAACTCAGTGCTTGGTATATATAGCACCGAGCCCCCTCTCCACCACGCCGCCTATTCGCCATACGGCTTCTCTAGTCCTGAATTAAAATCGGCGACGATTATTGGATACAACGGCGAAAAACTAGAACCAACGAGCCTGCTCTATTTTTTGGGTAATGGCCATCGAGCATTTAACTCGGAGTTAGGCCGATTCAACTCTTCGGACAGTATGAGCCCATTCGCTGCAGGAGGTCTCAATGCCTACTGCTACTGCTTTGGAGATCCGATAAACCTATATGATCCAAGTGGACGCGCAGGCGTCAGTCCTTGGTTTGAAGCCAAACTCCGCGCCACAAGAAAAGCGTGGCTTATAGCGAAATCTGGTCGAGCAACTCGGAGCGAACTTGAAAATATATTTAACCGCGACATGCGTGAACTTAGAGCGAACACTCCAACTGCGCGAAGAAAATTTGGATCACAGCCATCGCTTCCGGACCGTGAAGCTGAACGTCAAGTCCCAAAAGGGTGGGACCTGATTGGATACCATGGTTCTCGAGCTAAAAATACGCCGAGTTTGGTCACCGGCCTTGATCCAATCCACCTTAAACAAAGTTCCGGCGATCAAGAATTTGGTGACGGCTTCTATATATCACCCTTTGACCAAAACTCAGTTTATAGCACCCCCTCCCCTGACTACAAACGCCATTATGTGTACACCCAGAATGCTGGAAGACTCAGGCTTGGAAGGGACTTTGATTTTAGTAGGGAAAATGGCAGCGTTTCTACTCGACGCGCCATTCAGATTGTCATCAGAGAACCCGCATATGAATCAATAATTATTCGCTCAAGTGGCGGGGAGCCTGTAGTTCCACCTAGATCGAAGGAGGCACCCTTCTAA
- a CDS encoding amino acid ABC transporter ATP-binding protein, with translation MIEVRDLLKVFDTRGMVVRAVDNVSTRVAKGEVVVVLGPSGSGKSTFLRCLNGLEHFDAGHVAIDGLQLDDPKTDINAYRREVGMVFQHFNLFPHMTVLENLCLAQKVVRKRNKAEREAKAHALLKKVGIAEKAHEYPSRLSGGQQQRVAIARALAMEPKVMLFDEPTSALDPEMVGEVLDVMKTLAQEGMTMVCVTHEMGFAREVADRVLFFDHGKLLEDSAPQAFFDSPKDPRAQAFLRQVL, from the coding sequence GTGATTGAAGTCCGTGACCTGCTGAAAGTCTTCGACACCCGCGGCATGGTGGTGCGCGCGGTGGACAACGTCAGCACCCGCGTGGCCAAGGGCGAGGTGGTGGTGGTGCTGGGCCCTTCGGGCTCGGGCAAGTCGACCTTCCTGCGCTGCCTCAACGGCCTGGAGCACTTCGATGCCGGCCACGTCGCCATCGACGGCCTGCAGCTGGACGACCCGAAGACCGACATCAACGCCTACCGCCGCGAAGTGGGCATGGTGTTCCAGCACTTCAACCTGTTCCCGCACATGACCGTGCTGGAAAACCTGTGCCTGGCGCAGAAGGTGGTGCGCAAGCGCAACAAGGCCGAACGCGAGGCCAAGGCGCATGCGTTGCTGAAGAAGGTCGGCATTGCCGAGAAGGCCCACGAGTACCCGTCACGCCTGTCTGGCGGCCAGCAGCAGCGGGTGGCGATTGCCCGGGCTCTGGCGATGGAGCCGAAGGTGATGCTGTTCGACGAGCCCACCTCGGCTTTGGACCCGGAAATGGTCGGCGAGGTGCTGGACGTGATGAAGACCCTGGCGCAAGAGGGCATGACCATGGTCTGCGTCACCCATGAAATGGGCTTTGCCCGTGAAGTGGCCGACCGCGTGCTGTTCTTCGACCACGGCAAGCTGCTGGAAGACTCGGCGCCACAGGCGTTCTTCGACTCGCCGAAAGACCCGCGCGCCCAGGCGTTCTTGCGCCAGGTTCTGTGA
- a CDS encoding amino acid ABC transporter permease — MIKYKKAQWPWHGLTALVLVGLALSLYMATSMISYEWRWNRVPQYFAYKAEETQRAANYGSVEQIVVSGDNARVTLKDDSGDTQVIEVAADSLQLSRGDDVAEGDAIGVTRHWAAGPLAWGLWTTLWISVVSGALGLLIGLFAGLCRLSSNPTLRDLSTVYVELVRGTPLLVQIFIFYFFIGTVLNLSREFAGVAALALFTGAYVAEIVRAGVQSIAKGQNEAARSLGLNGSQSMRHVILPQAFKRVLPPLAGQFISLVKDTSLVSVIAITELTKSGREAITTSFSTFEIWFCVAGLYLLINLPLSHIASRLERRLAQSD, encoded by the coding sequence GTGATCAAATACAAGAAAGCCCAGTGGCCCTGGCATGGGCTGACCGCGCTGGTCCTGGTGGGCCTGGCGCTCAGCCTGTACATGGCCACCTCGATGATTTCCTACGAGTGGCGCTGGAACCGCGTTCCGCAATACTTCGCCTACAAGGCCGAGGAAACCCAACGGGCCGCCAACTATGGCTCGGTCGAGCAAATCGTGGTGTCCGGCGACAACGCCCGGGTCACCCTGAAAGATGACAGCGGCGACACCCAGGTCATCGAAGTGGCGGCCGACAGCCTGCAACTGTCCCGTGGCGACGACGTGGCCGAAGGCGATGCCATCGGCGTCACCCGCCACTGGGCTGCAGGCCCGCTGGCCTGGGGCCTGTGGACCACGTTGTGGATCTCGGTGGTTTCCGGTGCCCTGGGCCTTTTGATCGGCCTGTTCGCCGGGCTGTGCCGGCTGTCCAGCAACCCGACCCTGCGCGACTTGTCCACGGTGTACGTGGAGCTGGTGCGCGGCACGCCGCTGCTGGTGCAGATTTTCATCTTCTACTTCTTCATCGGCACTGTGCTCAATCTGTCCCGCGAGTTTGCAGGCGTTGCCGCGCTGGCCTTGTTCACCGGTGCTTACGTGGCCGAGATCGTTCGCGCCGGCGTGCAGTCGATCGCCAAGGGCCAGAACGAAGCCGCGCGTTCGCTGGGCCTGAACGGCAGCCAGTCGATGCGCCACGTGATCCTGCCGCAGGCGTTCAAGCGCGTACTGCCGCCGCTGGCCGGGCAGTTCATCAGCCTGGTCAAGGACACCTCGCTGGTGTCGGTGATCGCCATCACCGAGCTGACCAAGAGTGGCCGCGAAGCCATTACCACCTCGTTCTCGACCTTCGAGATCTGGTTCTGCGTGGCAGGCCTGTACCTGCTGATCAACCTGCCGCTGTCGCACATCGCCAGCCGGCTCGAGCGGAGGCTTGCGCAAAGTGATTGA
- a CDS encoding transporter substrate-binding domain-containing protein has protein sequence MKKYLSRLLLGVTALVAVTAAQAGAIDDAVKRGTLRVGMDPTYMPFEMTNKRGEIIGFEVDILKAMAKSMGVKLEMVSTAYDGIIPALMTNKFDFIGSGMTLTQERNLRLNFSEPFIVVGQTLLIRKELAGEIKSYKDLNNEKYRLTSKLGTTGEMVAKKLISKAKYHGYDNEQEGVMDVVNGKADAFVYDSPYNVVAVEKAGAGKLLFLEEPFTYEPLAFGLKKGDYDSINYINNFLHQIKHDGTYDRIHDKWFKNKDWLKEME, from the coding sequence ATGAAAAAATACCTGTCGCGACTGCTGCTCGGCGTGACCGCGCTGGTTGCGGTAACCGCCGCCCAGGCCGGCGCCATCGACGACGCGGTCAAGCGCGGCACCCTGCGTGTAGGCATGGACCCGACCTACATGCCGTTCGAGATGACCAACAAGCGTGGCGAGATCATCGGCTTCGAGGTCGACATCCTCAAGGCCATGGCCAAGTCCATGGGCGTCAAGCTGGAGATGGTGTCCACCGCCTACGACGGCATTATCCCGGCCCTGATGACCAACAAGTTCGACTTCATCGGCAGCGGCATGACCCTGACCCAGGAGCGCAACCTGCGCCTGAACTTCAGCGAGCCCTTCATCGTGGTCGGCCAGACCCTGCTGATCCGCAAGGAGCTGGCCGGTGAGATCAAGTCGTACAAGGACCTGAACAACGAGAAATACCGCCTGACCTCCAAGCTGGGCACCACCGGCGAAATGGTCGCCAAGAAGCTCATCAGCAAGGCCAAGTACCACGGCTACGACAACGAGCAGGAAGGCGTGATGGACGTGGTCAACGGCAAGGCTGACGCCTTTGTCTACGACTCGCCCTACAACGTGGTGGCGGTAGAGAAAGCCGGCGCCGGCAAGCTATTGTTCCTCGAAGAACCCTTCACCTACGAGCCGCTGGCCTTCGGCCTGAAGAAAGGCGACTACGACAGCATCAACTACATCAACAACTTCCTGCACCAGATCAAGCATGACGGGACCTACGATCGTATCCACGACAAGTGGTTCAAGAACAAGGACTGGCTGAAGGAAATGGAATAA
- the mdoH gene encoding glucans biosynthesis glucosyltransferase MdoH, with amino-acid sequence MSNSSPRPESLGEYLAHLPLSDEQRAELASCTSFSELHQRLAAQPAASTAEAVQASVGSRLTVGSAAELEEAEMLGVDGSGLLCLKIAPPIKRTKVVPEPWRTNVLIRIWRRMTGRTNAPQPPKRELPPARWRTVGSIRRYILLTLMIGQTIVAGWYMKGILPYQGWSFVDLDEILNQPLWDTVVQVWPYALQTSILVLFGILFCWVSAGFWTALMGFLELLTGRDKYRISGSSAGNEPIAPEARTALVMPICNEDVPRVFAGLRATFESVAASGNLDRFDFFVLSDTNDPDIAVAEQQAWLDVCRETKGFGRIFYRRRRRRVKRKSGNLDDFCRRWGGEYKYMVVLDADSVMTGECLSSLVRLMEANPDAGIIQTGPKASGMDTLYARMQQFATRVYGPLFTAGLHFWQLGESHYWGHNAIIRMKPFIEHCALAPLPGKGAFAGAILSHDFVEAALMRRAGWGVWIAYDLPGSYEELPPNLLDELKRDRRWCHGNLMNFRLFLVKGMHPVHRAVFLTGVMSYLSAPLWFLFLVLSTALLATNTLMEPQYFIEPFQLYPLWPQWHPEKAIALFSTTIVLLFLPKLLSVILIWAKGAVEFGGRFKVTLSMLMEMLFSMLLAPVRMIFHTRFVLAAFLGWAATWNSPQRDDDSTPWSEAIRRHGPQTLLGFAWAALVAWLNPSFLWWLAPIVGSLLLSIPVSVISSRTGLGLAARDEKLFLIPEEYATPQALLATDQYTHENRWHALHDGFVRAVVDPRQNALACAMATARHGQSTAIESLRAERVAKALEVGPKGLDGNTRLALLSDPVALSRLHEQVWAGHHSAWIDLWRASIDNDPHSPLLPLHPENQAQPALA; translated from the coding sequence ATGAGTAATTCAAGCCCAAGGCCAGAATCGCTTGGCGAATACCTGGCCCACCTGCCCCTGAGCGATGAGCAGCGCGCGGAACTCGCCAGCTGCACCTCGTTCAGCGAGCTGCACCAACGCCTGGCGGCGCAACCTGCCGCCAGTACCGCCGAGGCCGTGCAGGCTTCGGTGGGTTCGCGCCTGACCGTCGGCAGCGCTGCCGAGCTTGAAGAAGCCGAGATGCTTGGCGTCGATGGCAGCGGCCTGCTGTGCCTGAAGATCGCCCCGCCGATCAAGCGCACCAAGGTCGTGCCCGAGCCGTGGCGCACCAACGTGCTGATTCGTATCTGGCGGCGCATGACCGGCCGCACCAACGCCCCGCAGCCGCCCAAACGCGAGCTGCCGCCGGCGCGCTGGCGCACGGTCGGCTCGATCCGTCGTTATATCCTGCTGACGCTGATGATCGGCCAGACCATCGTCGCCGGCTGGTACATGAAGGGCATCCTGCCGTACCAGGGCTGGTCGTTCGTCGACCTCGACGAAATCCTCAACCAGCCGCTGTGGGACACCGTGGTGCAGGTGTGGCCGTATGCGCTGCAAACCTCCATCCTAGTGCTGTTCGGCATCCTGTTCTGCTGGGTCTCGGCGGGCTTCTGGACCGCGCTGATGGGCTTCCTCGAGCTGCTTACCGGGCGTGACAAATACCGCATCTCCGGCAGCAGCGCCGGCAACGAGCCGATCGCCCCCGAGGCGCGAACCGCGCTGGTGATGCCGATCTGCAACGAAGACGTGCCGCGGGTGTTCGCAGGCCTGCGCGCCACCTTCGAGTCGGTGGCCGCCAGCGGCAACCTCGACCGCTTCGACTTCTTCGTCCTCAGCGACACCAACGACCCGGACATCGCCGTTGCCGAGCAACAGGCGTGGCTGGACGTATGCCGCGAAACCAAAGGCTTTGGCCGTATCTTCTACCGCCGCCGCCGGCGCCGGGTGAAGCGCAAGAGCGGCAACCTCGACGACTTCTGCCGTCGCTGGGGTGGCGAGTACAAGTACATGGTCGTGCTCGACGCCGACAGCGTCATGACCGGCGAGTGCCTGAGCAGCCTGGTGCGCCTGATGGAGGCCAACCCGGACGCCGGCATCATCCAGACCGGCCCGAAAGCCTCGGGCATGGACACCCTGTATGCGCGCATGCAGCAGTTCGCCACCCGCGTGTACGGCCCGCTGTTCACCGCCGGCCTGCACTTCTGGCAGCTGGGCGAGTCGCACTACTGGGGCCACAACGCGATCATTCGCATGAAGCCGTTCATCGAGCACTGCGCCCTGGCGCCGTTGCCGGGCAAGGGCGCGTTTGCCGGGGCCATTCTGTCCCACGACTTCGTCGAAGCCGCGCTGATGCGCCGTGCCGGCTGGGGCGTGTGGATCGCCTATGACCTGCCGGGCAGCTACGAAGAGCTGCCGCCGAACCTGCTGGACGAGCTCAAGCGCGACCGCCGCTGGTGCCACGGCAACCTGATGAACTTCCGCCTGTTCCTGGTCAAGGGCATGCACCCGGTGCACCGCGCGGTGTTCCTCACCGGTGTCATGTCGTACTTGTCAGCCCCGCTGTGGTTCCTGTTCCTGGTGCTGTCCACCGCGTTGCTGGCAACCAACACGCTGATGGAACCGCAGTACTTCATCGAGCCGTTCCAGCTGTACCCGCTGTGGCCGCAGTGGCACCCGGAAAAAGCCATCGCGCTGTTCTCCACCACCATCGTGCTGCTGTTCCTGCCCAAGCTGCTCAGCGTCATCCTGATCTGGGCCAAGGGCGCGGTGGAGTTCGGCGGGCGCTTCAAGGTCACGCTCTCGATGCTGATGGAGATGCTGTTCTCCATGCTGCTGGCGCCGGTGCGGATGATCTTCCACACCCGCTTCGTACTGGCCGCATTCCTCGGCTGGGCCGCGACCTGGAACTCGCCGCAGCGTGACGATGACTCCACGCCGTGGAGCGAAGCGATTCGCCGGCATGGCCCGCAGACCCTGCTGGGCTTCGCCTGGGCGGCTCTGGTGGCCTGGCTGAACCCAAGCTTTCTGTGGTGGCTGGCGCCTATCGTCGGTTCGCTGCTGCTGTCGATCCCGGTGTCGGTGATTTCCAGCCGCACCGGCCTGGGCCTGGCTGCTCGCGACGAGAAGCTGTTCCTCATCCCCGAGGAATACGCCACCCCGCAGGCGCTGCTGGCCACCGACCAGTACACCCACGAGAACCGCTGGCATGCCCTGCATGACGGCTTTGTACGTGCGGTGGTCGACCCGCGGCAGAACGCCCTGGCCTGCGCCATGGCCACTGCCCGTCACGGCCAGTCCACGGCGATCGAGTCGCTGCGCGCCGAGCGCGTGGCCAAGGCCCTGGAAGTCGGGCCCAAGGGCCTGGATGGCAACACCCGCCTGGCGTTGCTGAGCGACCCGGTGGCGCTGTCGCGCCTGCACGAGCAGGTCTGGGCCGGGCATCACTCGGCCTGGATCGACCTGTGGCGGGCCTCGATCGACAACGACCCGCACTCGCCGCTGTTGCCGCTGCACCCGGAGAACCAGGCGCAGCCAGCCCTGGCATAA